In Ruminococcaceae bacterium BL-4, one DNA window encodes the following:
- the ruvB gene encoding Holliday junction DNA helicase, ATP-dependent component (Evidence 2a : Function from experimental evidences in other organisms; PubMedId : 14701911, 15317759, 16267290, 19422832, 21600217, 24770420; Product type e : enzyme), with amino-acid sequence MEYQEDDFDLENRMVAPEYNPEDAEVENPLRPKCLSDYIGQEKVKENLSIFIEAAKQRKESLDHVLLYGPPGLGKTTLAGIIANELGVNLRITSGPAIEKPGDLAAILTNLNPGDVLFIDEVHRLPRTVEEILYPAMEDYAIDIITGKGQMAASYHLPLPKFTLVGATTRAGQLSAPLRDRFGVVLRLELYSPQELAKIVERSAGILGIKIEADGALEIASRSRGTPRIANRMLKRVRDFAQMMTNGVITYESAKLGLDRMEVDEIGLDANDRRMLRTMIEYYNGGPVGLDTLAAAIGEEAITLEDVYEPYLMQIGFLARTPRGRVATKAAYLHLGITPPESGTDDNQQKLF; translated from the coding sequence GTGGAATATCAGGAAGATGATTTTGATTTGGAAAACCGTATGGTTGCTCCGGAATATAATCCGGAAGATGCAGAGGTGGAAAATCCGCTGCGCCCGAAATGTTTGAGTGACTATATTGGGCAGGAGAAGGTTAAGGAAAATTTATCAATCTTTATTGAGGCTGCAAAACAGCGGAAAGAGAGTCTCGACCACGTCTTGCTTTATGGCCCGCCGGGACTCGGCAAAACAACACTTGCGGGGATTATTGCAAATGAATTGGGTGTCAATCTGCGGATTACCAGTGGCCCTGCTATCGAGAAACCCGGTGATTTAGCAGCTATTTTGACGAATCTCAATCCCGGAGATGTGCTGTTTATTGATGAGGTGCATCGCCTTCCGCGAACAGTGGAGGAGATCCTTTATCCTGCGATGGAGGATTATGCGATTGACATTATTACTGGTAAAGGACAGATGGCAGCGAGCTATCATCTGCCGTTGCCTAAGTTTACACTAGTCGGTGCAACGACCCGTGCGGGGCAATTAAGTGCACCTTTACGAGACCGCTTTGGCGTTGTGCTGCGTCTAGAACTTTATTCTCCGCAGGAACTTGCCAAAATTGTGGAGCGCAGCGCAGGAATTCTAGGAATTAAAATTGAGGCGGACGGTGCTTTGGAGATTGCCTCCCGCAGCCGTGGAACGCCGCGAATTGCTAACCGTATGCTCAAACGAGTGAGAGATTTCGCACAAATGATGACAAACGGCGTGATCACCTATGAATCCGCGAAACTCGGATTGGACCGAATGGAAGTGGATGAAATTGGTCTGGATGCCAACGATCGCCGTATGCTTCGCACGATGATCGAATATTATAATGGTGGACCGGTAGGGCTGGATACTTTGGCAGCGGCTATCGGAGAAGAAGCGATTACATTGGAGGACGTCTATGAACCTTACTTAATGCAGATCGGCTTTTTGGCACGGACGCCAAGGGGAAGAGTAGCGACAAAAGCTGCTTATCTGCACCTTGGAATTACGCCGCCGGAATCAGGTACTGACGATAACCAACAAAAATTATTTTGA